A region of Shewanella psychromarinicola DNA encodes the following proteins:
- a CDS encoding PfaB family protein — translation MTASSNITQSSISERIAEQQTKPMRLALLLSKPDVDSVNEHFIAIDTQRVDGFELALLHSVETLSSTRNDMVNIGDRLWIMPGLIAAKHGVHAHAYINGIAVGDNQVEAVTLALAHAKRLHAQPQIVALDGSLDVSANVSTTSSADANAGTHASTHAQTTLTAMVTLVESIASRCIPSKDNSNSQYWFSTLHQSRVAALCYPAAAGVQAMILTQGRALIAAKALINTQRLWLPLCAASLTQLRTKLMDFSTQLNSTADDLSLLKLINTTLVDYQTDAPLALVLMAADRSGLVQEVNAMMSKMSANGDLAQSSNAAIEYKTPAGSCFYSAPLGHHGLSFVYPGVGTVYPNMLSQLGLVFPDLYAELENQGDMQSMLQTEYLYGADNSRAAQMSLSQLAIAGVGASYVLTKLLQQEFAIEPRFALGYSMGEAAMWASLNVWQAPHRMIAATQNSSIFSQDISGELRCVRQQWQLADDETIVWNSFVTRASIDELTPHLADHPRAYIAIIQGDTCVIAGCESSCKALLKQAGKRGIAANRVTAMHTPAALNITTSVSQFYQQPLVENLPHQLQFISAAEADPVALTSHAIAQSIADTFCHQLDFTQLIHKARHHGCRLFVEVGADRQITTLIDKINAQSSDSSPAKVHAKVNAMAVNAKGGDDISSLLKCLGQLITHRVPMSLSPFIRSLNDTINTLSQQAALADGSSLIRNSETSLEGEPH, via the coding sequence GTGACGGCATCAAGCAACATAACGCAAAGCAGTATTAGTGAGCGTATTGCGGAGCAACAAACCAAGCCAATGCGCTTGGCATTGTTGCTAAGCAAGCCTGATGTTGACTCGGTAAATGAGCACTTCATTGCCATTGACACTCAACGTGTCGATGGCTTTGAATTGGCGTTATTACACAGCGTTGAGACACTATCATCCACCCGCAATGACATGGTCAATATTGGCGATCGATTGTGGATAATGCCGGGGCTGATTGCCGCTAAACACGGCGTGCATGCTCATGCTTATATCAACGGCATTGCAGTTGGCGACAATCAAGTTGAAGCGGTAACACTCGCCCTTGCCCATGCAAAACGTCTGCATGCTCAGCCGCAGATTGTCGCGCTAGATGGCAGTTTAGATGTTAGTGCTAATGTTAGTACTACTTCCAGTGCTGATGCTAATGCTGGTACTCATGCCAGCACTCATGCACAAACAACGCTGACGGCAATGGTAACCCTGGTCGAGTCTATCGCCAGTCGCTGTATACCATCCAAAGACAACAGCAACAGTCAATATTGGTTTAGCACACTGCACCAAAGTCGGGTGGCGGCCTTATGTTATCCAGCGGCCGCCGGTGTTCAGGCAATGATCCTAACCCAAGGACGTGCGCTAATCGCCGCCAAGGCATTGATCAATACTCAGCGTTTATGGTTGCCACTCTGCGCAGCTTCATTAACGCAATTACGCACTAAGCTGATGGACTTTTCTACGCAGTTAAACTCAACTGCTGACGACCTTAGCCTACTCAAGCTTATCAACACCACATTGGTAGATTATCAAACGGATGCGCCCCTAGCCTTGGTATTAATGGCAGCGGACCGCAGTGGATTGGTGCAAGAAGTCAACGCGATGATGTCAAAGATGTCGGCTAATGGCGATCTTGCCCAAAGCTCAAATGCAGCCATAGAATATAAAACCCCTGCCGGCAGTTGCTTTTACTCAGCGCCCCTTGGTCATCATGGCTTAAGTTTTGTTTATCCCGGCGTAGGCACCGTCTATCCAAACATGCTTAGTCAATTGGGACTGGTTTTCCCGGATTTATATGCCGAACTTGAAAACCAAGGTGACATGCAATCGATGTTACAAACTGAATATCTCTATGGCGCAGATAACAGCCGTGCAGCACAGATGAGTCTGAGTCAATTGGCGATTGCCGGCGTTGGAGCCAGTTATGTATTAACTAAACTGTTGCAGCAAGAGTTTGCCATTGAGCCCCGCTTTGCTTTGGGTTACTCCATGGGTGAAGCGGCCATGTGGGCCAGTTTAAACGTATGGCAGGCACCGCATCGCATGATTGCCGCGACGCAAAACAGCAGTATTTTTAGCCAAGATATTTCTGGCGAGCTCCGCTGTGTTCGCCAGCAATGGCAATTAGCCGATGACGAAACCATTGTGTGGAACAGCTTTGTCACTCGTGCGAGCATCGATGAACTCACGCCCCATTTAGCGGATCATCCGCGGGCTTATATTGCCATTATCCAAGGTGATACCTGCGTTATCGCTGGCTGTGAATCCAGTTGTAAAGCCTTGTTAAAACAAGCGGGTAAACGCGGCATTGCGGCTAATCGCGTCACCGCTATGCACACACCTGCGGCACTGAATATTACCACGTCTGTTAGCCAGTTTTATCAGCAACCGCTTGTGGAGAATTTACCCCACCAATTACAGTTTATCTCAGCCGCCGAGGCAGATCCGGTTGCGTTAACCTCACACGCCATTGCCCAATCGATAGCCGATACCTTTTGTCATCAATTGGACTTTACTCAATTGATCCATAAAGCTCGCCACCATGGCTGTCGTTTGTTTGTTGAAGTCGGTGCAGATCGTCAAATAACCACTTTAATTGATAAAATCAATGCTCAGAGTAGCGATTCGTCTCCAGCGAAGGTCCATGCAAAAGTCAATGCGATGGCTGTTAATGCAAAAGGCGGCGACGATATTAGCAGTTTACTTAAATGTCTGGGGCAATTAATCACTCATCGAGTGCCGATGTCATTAAGCCCCTTTATCCGCAGCCTTAACGATACGATTAACACATTATCCCAGCAGGCGGCGTTAGCCGACGGCTCATCTCTCATTCGTAATAGTGAAACATCATTAGAAGGAGAACCTCATTGA